The Peribacillus simplex genome contains the following window.
CCCCATAAAATTAACATAATGGGCTATGATTCCAATTAAACTGGCTACACCCCCCCCAACAAAACCGATAGCTAGTACATTGTAGATCGCACCTTGATTTTCCTGTTGAATTTGTCCATTTACATTAGAAGACATATCAAGCACCTCCGCTACGTAGTATGCCCTTTGTTAAATAGAACTATTTTTTTTTATTCTTAGGGAGGAGAATCACTAGAGGTTTTGTGATTTATTCTGTATGATTAAATCATAAATAATGTACTTTTTTCAGAGGAAAATACCCATCCTCTGTTGAAGTTTATAATGTACACAGGATACTACCTTCCTGTGATTCAACATTCATAAAGTAATTGCAGGGATAAAGCCGCCATTTAAATTTTGGAGACCGTCTTTATCCCTTGTGATACTTGATAATAAACATGTTAGCACCCAAGAGAGAGCTACGTGAATAACTATTAGGTTGGTGTAGAAATGTCTGAGGTCCAAAAACCCGTTTATGGAGGGCAGGCTGTTGTGGAAGGCGTCATGTTTGGCGGCAAACATCACACAGTCACTGCGGTACGCCGCAAAGATTCAACGATTGTATATTATCATCTGCCGCGTGAAACGAAACCTGTTGTCAACCGCTTAAAAAAAGTACCGTTTCTAAGGGGTCTCGTATCACTGATTCAGTCAAGTGCCATCGGTTCAAAACATCTGAACTTTTCCACTGAACAGTATGAAGAAGAAGAAGGAGAAAAGCGGGACGAAAAGAAAAAAGAAACTAAAGAATCTTCTAAATTAAGTGTATGGCTTGGAGTTGCCGTAATCGGTGTCCTTTCCTTCCTATTCGGGAAGCTGCTTTTCACTTTGATTCCCGTATTTCTTGCCGAATTGACAAAACCCATCTTCAGCGGCCGAATGGAACAGGTTTTAATCGAAAGCTTGTTCAAGTTGATATTATTGCTGGTATACATTTACTTAGTATCCATGACTCCATTGATCAAGCGGGTCTTTCAGTATCACGGTGCAGAGCATAAGGTGATCAATTGCTTTGAAAGCGGAAAAGAATTGACCGTAGCAAATGTGCAGGCAAGTTCACGCCTTCATTATCGCTGTGGCAGCAGCTTTATTTTATTTACAGTCATTGTTGGCATGTTTGTCTATATGCTTGTTCCAATCGATCCATTATGGCTCCGTGTCGTGGATCGCGTTTTGCTTATCCCCGTAGTGCTTGGCATAGCCTTCGAGGTATTGCAGTTGACCAACAAAGTAAGAGATATTCCAATTCTGCGTTACCTTGGCTATCCTGGCCTTTGGCTTCAGTTATTGACAACTAAAGCCCCTACCGACGATCAAGTCGAAGTTGCATTGGCATCCTTCCATGAACTGTTGAGGATGGAAAAAAAGACCGAAAAAGATTTAGAATCCGATGTTATTGTGTAAAACACCTATACACATTTTGATTATGAAAAGTCATATACTAAATTAAGGGAATAATCTTCATTAATTTCTAGTATTTTACATGAGTAATGTTTAAAATAAGCAAAAAATGCTTATGATGCTCTTAAGGAGGTGTCTTTGTTGAAACGTTTCATATCTTTCATGATATACGGAATCATTGCCCTCGGAGTCCTCGGACTAATGAGCCGACTATTTAATGACCCGATTGGCTTTTTTAGAAACATTCTCATAATAGCCATTGTCGCAGGGATTATTTATATGATTTATACCGGATTAACAAAGGGAAAACCAGTAAAAAAAGAGCAGCAAGCATTCCGAAAGGCTGCACGCCAATCGAAAAAAAGGCTAAAAAACCGAACTTCGAAAAAGGATAATGTGGCTAGCTTTTCTGCAGCAAAATCATCAAAAAAAATAAAAGTGAGAAAGAAAACGGATAGTCACTTAACCGTCATTGAAGGAAAAAAGAATAAAAAGAAAAATCGGGCTTCTTTTTAAGAGCCCGATTTTTTATGATTATTAATATGACCATCTCTTAAGGAATTCTTTCGTACACTGTCTGCCCTGATTCATCAATTCTCCCTTTTTTTCATCATTCAGATTGAAATCCATTGCAGAAATTCCCCTCATCGGGATAAATACAATATTCTGGACGTGTTTCTTGGAAATATAACGTGCATCATGGGCATCTTTCATCGTTTTGAATAGTGCGGAGAACAATTCAAGCGCATTATCCACCACATGCGGTTTCCATATCTCATCGACACTTAGTCGCAAGCCTATGACCGGCCGTTCCTTTCTTACATGATCTGAATTGAATAACCACATTGGAAAATTGCTTAACACACCTCCATCAACAAAAAGGACCCTGCTTTTTCCGACATCAAGTTTGACTGGCTCAAAGAAATAGGGGATGCTACAACTCATTCTTACTGCCTTTGCCACTGGAAAAGTCATCGGATCAATTCCATAGTTAGATAAATCATCAGGCAGTACCACCAATTTCCCATGTGTAATGTCAGAGGTTATGATACGGAGAGATTTCGGCCGAACATCCTTAAAGGTGACTACATTCCTTTCGGCAAGTTTAGCGGCAATCCATGCTTCCAAAGCGTCACCTTTATAAAGGCCCAGTTTCCAGTATAAAAGGAGCCACTTGGCAAGCGGGATAGGCAAAAGACCACGCCTTTTATCCAGCATGCCGATTAAATCTATATCAAGAAAAAGCTGTTCCATTTCTTTTCCTGTGTACCCAGCGGCTACGAAAGCTGCAATTATGGAACCTGCACTTGTACCGGCTGTCCTATGGAATACAAATCCTCGCTCCTCTAATTCCTGCAGGGCACCCACTAAACCGTAGCCTTTTATCCCGCCTCCGGAAAAAACGCCGTCAATAATCATAGCTGCCCTCCCCTAATCCGGTCTTTACATTTCTAAGCAGGATTAGAGCGATTTATGACAGTTTTATATGGAAAATGCCTTCATCAGGTAAAATACTGAATTTCCGCTTTAGGGAAAAATTCCGCTATATACCCACGAATGGTCGTTTCCAGTTCTGCGGCTTCTTCGGTTTGGTAAACATATTTGCCAATTCCATATCGGCCCCATTTATATTTGCGCTTCGTTTCGTCCAGTTCCAATTTTGTTTTCGGATAGTTTTTTTGAATTACTTTTTTAGCAGGGCCCGTAAATCGATGCTGGATTAGTTCAAAAGTCAAGTCAGGGATATCCACCCCTTTTAACGCCTCACTTAACCGTTCGAATAATTCATGGTAGCCCTCCTTCCACGCTTCATGACGATATATTGGAGCTACGATAAAACCTAAGGGATATCCGGCACCTGCCACTTTACGTGCCGCTTCCATTCTTTCCTCGAAACTCGAAGTTCCGGGCTCGAAATTCTTTATTACGTAACGTGAATTTATACTGAACCGAAATCTCGTTTTTCCATTATGTTCAGCATCCAACAGGTGGTCGACATGATGAAATTTAGTTACGAACCTCAAAACCCCATATTCACTTTTTCCAAAATACTCTATAGCCCTTTTTAACGAATGTGTCAAATGATCAATTCCAACGATATCTGACGTACAGGCCGCCTCAAAACGAGTAATTTCAGGCTTTCTCTCATTGATATATTTTTCAGCTGCCTCAAAAATCTCCTCGAGATTCACATATGTCCTAATGTATGGCTTTGTTCCGAGTGTCGTCTGTAAATAACAATAATGACAATGCCCCATACATCCGGTAGCAAGAGGGATGGCATATTCAGCAGATGGCTTTGAAGAATCAAATTTCAATGTTTTTCTGATGCCCACCACAAGCGTCGACTTGGCGACACGATATTTTTGCTGATCATTTTCTCCAGGAAGATCCCTAATTTGGTTATGTGATGTGGTCTCACGGATTTCAATGTTCAAATCCTCGAATTTCTTTTTCAATTCCCGGCCAAGCGGGTATTCCAATGCCCTAGGCTCGATATATACTAACTGTGGCATAAATGGTTTCATTTCGTTCTCCATTCTTTTATGGATTTGTTCATACTTTCAATCGAACTAGACAATCTAATTAATAAGGATAGTTTTTCTTTATTCTGTTATCCTCATGATTGTTTTTAATTGGAAATCGAAA
Protein-coding sequences here:
- a CDS encoding DUF1385 domain-containing protein; protein product: MSEVQKPVYGGQAVVEGVMFGGKHHTVTAVRRKDSTIVYYHLPRETKPVVNRLKKVPFLRGLVSLIQSSAIGSKHLNFSTEQYEEEEGEKRDEKKKETKESSKLSVWLGVAVIGVLSFLFGKLLFTLIPVFLAELTKPIFSGRMEQVLIESLFKLILLLVYIYLVSMTPLIKRVFQYHGAEHKVINCFESGKELTVANVQASSRLHYRCGSSFILFTVIVGMFVYMLVPIDPLWLRVVDRVLLIPVVLGIAFEVLQLTNKVRDIPILRYLGYPGLWLQLLTTKAPTDDQVEVALASFHELLRMEKKTEKDLESDVIV
- a CDS encoding SA1362 family protein, whose translation is MKRFISFMIYGIIALGVLGLMSRLFNDPIGFFRNILIIAIVAGIIYMIYTGLTKGKPVKKEQQAFRKAARQSKKRLKNRTSKKDNVASFSAAKSSKKIKVRKKTDSHLTVIEGKKNKKKNRASF
- a CDS encoding patatin-like phospholipase family protein, producing MIIDGVFSGGGIKGYGLVGALQELEERGFVFHRTAGTSAGSIIAAFVAAGYTGKEMEQLFLDIDLIGMLDKRRGLLPIPLAKWLLLYWKLGLYKGDALEAWIAAKLAERNVVTFKDVRPKSLRIITSDITHGKLVVLPDDLSNYGIDPMTFPVAKAVRMSCSIPYFFEPVKLDVGKSRVLFVDGGVLSNFPMWLFNSDHVRKERPVIGLRLSVDEIWKPHVVDNALELFSALFKTMKDAHDARYISKKHVQNIVFIPMRGISAMDFNLNDEKKGELMNQGRQCTKEFLKRWSY
- the splB gene encoding spore photoproduct lyase, with translation MKPFMPQLVYIEPRALEYPLGRELKKKFEDLNIEIRETTSHNQIRDLPGENDQQKYRVAKSTLVVGIRKTLKFDSSKPSAEYAIPLATGCMGHCHYCYLQTTLGTKPYIRTYVNLEEIFEAAEKYINERKPEITRFEAACTSDIVGIDHLTHSLKRAIEYFGKSEYGVLRFVTKFHHVDHLLDAEHNGKTRFRFSINSRYVIKNFEPGTSSFEERMEAARKVAGAGYPLGFIVAPIYRHEAWKEGYHELFERLSEALKGVDIPDLTFELIQHRFTGPAKKVIQKNYPKTKLELDETKRKYKWGRYGIGKYVYQTEEAAELETTIRGYIAEFFPKAEIQYFT